The Candidatus Hydrogenedentota bacterium genomic interval GTGGACAATGGTGGACGGCAACTCCGCGAAACGGTCATCCGGCAACACCGATTCAGCCCAGTCCAACCACTTGGTATATTGCAGGAGTGCGTCAGCACATTCGCGCGACGCAGAGGCCAGTTCCCGGCCTACGGCGCGCATCTGGGCGGGGTCGGTTTCGCCGCGCGGAGCAAGCTTGGACAAACGGTTGGTAAATGTCTCTCCGGCGAGGTGGAGCCGCGCCAATTCCTCGGCCAGCGCGGTTGTATCCTCGCGGTGACCTTCGCGCAATTGATGGCCCACAATGAACGGATGGACTTCCCAAGTGCCGGCGCCATCGCTCCAGGCTGTCCCGCCCGAGGGGAGCGGCTTGGGGCAGACTGTGGCCACTCCCCTCTCCTTCAGATACTCAGCCACGGCGTGGTCGAACCGGATCTGGTCTTGAGACGCGTACGCGGGGTAACGTTTTCTGGCCAGCCACGTTCCGGATGTTGTGTCGATGCGAAAGTTGCTGTTCCGCGTACCGCCCAGTTGCGCGGCGGAAAGCACTAAGCCGAGGCCATATGCGGCTGCGAGGCTCTCGAGCGTTCCTGCAAGTTGCGCGGATCTCAG includes:
- a CDS encoding phosphotransferase, which gives rise to MLRSAQLAGTLESLAAAYGLGLVLSAAQLGGTRNSNFRIDTTSGTWLARKRYPAYASQDQIRFDHAVAEYLKERGVATVCPKPLPSGGTAWSDGAGTWEVHPFIVGHQLREGHREDTTALAEELARLHLAGETFTNRLSKLAPRGETDPAQMRAVGRELASASRECADALLQYTKWLDWAESVLPDDRFAELPSTIVHGDIQPANILIRDGRVAAFLDFDWSAWRPRIYDLGFAILFCCASREHPIDGGDIWSLTQAPRLDRASSRLFLDTYQAHTHPLTPGENGAMPAQIVLSWCHTRIMGALKVPEAERAAFLARPPHDRTELLSGMAP